The proteins below come from a single Carnobacterium divergens DSM 20623 genomic window:
- a CDS encoding hydrolase has protein sequence MKGKQEQTIPTITTDLRKDIITVPKSISQASGIRIFGKLIRSIIFTTDIAIICNNDADAVIAVYPFTPHPAIIQSITLAANIPVFSGVGGGLTHGKRSANISLFAEAQGSLGVVVNAPTPTSTIKEISDNIDIPIIGTIVSEFTDIQEKMNAGISILNVSGGAHTAKMVKKIRKDFPDIAIIATGGPTEESIIETIEAGANAITYTPPSNGVLFSKKMENYRDKEEAQFQE, from the coding sequence ATGAAAGGTAAACAAGAACAAACGATTCCGACAATTACAACGGATTTACGAAAAGATATTATTACTGTTCCGAAGTCTATTAGTCAGGCAAGTGGGATTCGTATTTTTGGAAAACTGATTCGATCTATTATTTTTACAACAGATATAGCGATTATTTGCAACAATGATGCAGATGCAGTGATAGCTGTTTATCCTTTTACACCTCACCCAGCGATTATTCAAAGCATTACCTTAGCAGCCAATATTCCTGTTTTTTCAGGAGTAGGTGGTGGACTTACTCATGGGAAACGATCAGCGAATATCAGTTTATTTGCTGAAGCACAAGGCTCATTAGGCGTCGTAGTGAACGCGCCAACACCTACAAGTACGATTAAAGAGATCAGTGATAATATCGATATTCCAATTATTGGAACCATCGTTTCAGAATTTACAGATATTCAAGAAAAAATGAATGCTGGAATCAGTATTTTAAATGTCAGTGGTGGTGCGCATACAGCAAAAATGGTGAAAAAAATACGCAAAGATTTCCCCGATATTGCCATAATCGCCACTGGTGGACCTACCGAAGAATCTATTATTGAAACAATTGAAGCCGGTGCAAATGCTATCACCTATACGCCACCATCAAATGGTGTTTTATTTAGTAAAAAAATGGAAAACTATCGTGATAAAGAGGAAGCCCAGTTTCAAGAATAA